In the genome of Nonomuraea sp. NBC_00507, the window CGCGCCACCTTCGCCTCCATCAATTCCGTTCTCGCCGAGCCCATCGAGGACTGCCTGCTCCAAGCCCCCGACGGCACCCCGTGCGTGGAGGCCAAGAGCCCGGTGGACCTGGAACGGGAGGCCGGGCTGCCCGGCGGCCACATCTTCCACACCGACCTGAGCTGGCCGTACGCCGAAGAAGGCCAGGGTGGATGGGGCGTGGAGACCGAGCACGAGCGTATCCTCATGTGCGGCGCGGGCGCCCGCAGAGGCGGCGGCGTGAGCGGCATCGGCGGCCACAACGCCGCGATGGCCCTCCTCACGTCCTGATCCTCAGGAAACATGGGTGAGCGCGTTTATGAGCTTTTCATGATGAGCCCTTAGCGTTTGCACCATGAGTGAGCCCGCACGGTTGCTGGTGGTGGACGACGAGCCCGCGTTGCGCGAGGCGCTGCAGTCGAGCCTGGAGTTCGAAGGCTACAAGGTCGTCACGGCCAACGACGGGCAGGCGGCGCTGGACGAGCTCGCCCGCGAGTCCTATGACGCCGTGCTGCTCGACGTCATGATGCCCCGCCTCGACGGGCTGACCGCGTGCCGCAGGCTGCGTGGCTCGGGCAACCACATCCCCGTCCTCATGCTCACGGCTCGCGACGCGGTCGGCGACCGCGTGTCCGGGCTGGACGCCGGCGCCGACGACTACCTGGTCAAGCCGTTCGAGCTGGACGAACTGCTGGCCCGGGTCCGCGCCCTGCTGCGGCGAGGCGCGCTGAGCACGGGTCCTGAGGAGGACGGCACGCTGTCGTACGGCGACCTGCGCATGGACCCGGCGACCAGGGAGGTCACCCGGGGAGCGCGCCGGCTCGACCTGACCAGGACCGAATACCTGCTGATGGAGCTGTTCCTGGCGCATCCGCGTCAGGTGCTGACGCGGGATCAGATCCTGAGCGAGGTGTGGGGGTTCGACTTCGAGCCGACCTCCAACTCGCTCGACGTGTACGTGATGTATCTGCGGCGCAAGACCGAGGCCGGGGGTGAGCCACGGGTGATCCACACGGTGCGCGGGGTGGGTTATGTGCTCCGGACGTCGCCGTGAACTGGCGCAGCCTGCGCACCCGGCTCACCTTCCTGGTCGCGGCCGCGGTCGCACTGGCCATCGCGATCAGCGCGGGCGCGTGCTTCATGATCGTGCGCAAGCAGCTCTACGACCAGGTGGACCGGGAACTGAAGCCGAAGGCCAGCAGCAGTCTGCCCTGGCTGATGGAGAAGTGCGGGCCGGACCCGGCGCCTGCCGGCCCTTACGGCCCGCCGCAGTCGACCCAGATCATCTACAGTGACGGCCGTCCCACCTGCTACTACGGCTTCGCGCTGAAGGTCACGCCGGACGATATCCAGATCGCGCGGGAGGGCGGCCGGCCTCACATGCACAACGGGGTCGCCGAGGACGGCAGCCCCATGCGCATCCTCACCATCAACGTCGGCCCGGGCATGGCCGTCATGGACGCCCGGCCGATCGGTCACCTGCAGGACACCCTGCGCAATGTCGCGATGCTGCTCGGTTTCGTCTCCGCGCTCGGCGTGCTGGGCGCGGCCACCGCCGGCCTGCTCATCGCCCGCACGGCCCTGCGTCCCGTGGGACGGCTCACACACGCCGTCGAGCACATCGCGCAGACCGAGGACCTCGACACGCGCATCCCCGTCAAGGGCAACGACGAGATCGCCCGGCTCAGCTCCTCCTTCAACGCCATGACCACCGCGCTCGCCGGTTCTCGCGAACGCCAGAAACAGCTGGTCGCCGACGCCGGGCATGAGCTGCGCACCCCCCTGACGACCCTCCGTACCAACATCGACCTGCTGCTGCGCAGCGAGCAGACCGGCCGCAGCCTCGACCCCGATGCCAAGCGGCGCCTGCTGGTGAACGTGAAGGCGCAGTTCGCCGAGCTGTCCACGCTGGTCGCCGACCTGCTCCAGCTGGCCAGGGGTGACACCGAGCACGAGCCGCACGTCGAGCTGCCCTTCCATGAAGTGGTGACGGCGGCCGTGGAACGGGCCAGGCTGCGTGGCGCCGAGGTCGTCACGGACCTCACCCCTTGGTACGTCGTCGGCAGCGCCGCCTCGCTCGAACGCGCCGTGCTCAACCTCATCGACAACGCCGCCAAGTTCAGCCCCGACAGCCAGGTCGATGTTTCGCTGAAGGACGGCCGGCTGACCGTGCGCGACCACGGCCCGGGACTGCCCGAGGAGGAGCTGCCGCACGTCTTCGAGCGGTTCTGGCGCTCACCCTCCGCCCGTGGCCTGCCCGGATCCGGGCTCGGGCTGGCGATCGTCGCCCAGTCCGTCCAGGAGGCCGGCGGCAAGGTCAGCCTGGCGAACGCGCCGGGCGGCGGGGCGATCGCGACGATGGATCTCCCGGGAACTCTCAGCCGAGGCTCGGAATCGGAGACGCTGGAATCCTCCGGAACTCTCATCCGTACCTCAGAATCGGATAAGTCGCGTTAAAGGCGTGAACCGTGTGCTAGATGCATGCACACGACAGCAATCAGGACACGCCTGGTCGAGGTGGTCGTCCCGGTCTACAACGAGCAGCGGGCGTTGCGCGCGAGCGTCACCCGTCTGCACGCCTACCTGACCGGGAACTTTCCCTACGGTTTCCGGATCACCATCGCGGACAACGCCAGCACCGACAACACCTGGCAGATCGCCACCGAGCTGGCCGGGGAGCTCCCGCACGTGCGGGTCGTGCGCCTCGAGGAGAAGGGCCGCGGGCGGGCCCTGCGGCGGGTCTGGTCGCAGAGCGACGCCGACGTCGTCAGCTACATGGACGTGGACCTGTCCACCGATCTGGACGCGTTCCTGCCGCTCGTGGCGCCGCTGCTGTCGGGCCACAGCGACCTGGCCATCGGCACCCGGCTGGCACGCGCGTCGCGGGTCGAACGCGGCCCCAAGCGCGAGTTCATCTCCCGCTCGTACAACCTGCTGCTCCGCTCGGTGATGGGGGCCGGGTTCTCGGACGCGCAGTGCGGCTTCAAGGCCGTCCGTACGGAGATCGCCCAGGCCCTGCTGCCCGGGGTCGAGGACGAGGAGTGGTTCTTCGACACCGAGCTGCTGCTGCTGGCCGAGCGCCACGGGCTGCGCATCCACGAGGTGCCCGTGGACTGGGTGGACGATCCGGACAGCCGGGTCGACGTCTTCCGGACCGCCCTCGACGATCTGCGTGGCATGGCCCGGGTGGCGCGCAGGACGCTGTCCGGGGCCGCGCGCATCCCCGTGCCCACGCGGGTGCAGCGGGCCGAGCTGCCGAAGGGGATGGCCAGGCAACTGCCCAGGTTCGCGATCGTCGGGGTGGTCAGCACGCTGGCGTACCTGGCGCTGTACTCGCTGCTGCGGCTGCTCGTCTCGCCGCTGGCCGCCAACGCGGTCGCGCTGCTGGTCACGGCCGTGGCCAACACCGCCGCCAACCGGCGCTTCACCTTCGGCGTCACCGGCTCGGCGGGGGCGATGCGGCACCAGTTCGAAGGGCTGATCGCGTTCCTGGTCGGGCTGGCGCTCACCTCGGGCAGCCTGTCGCTGCTGCCTGACGGGGTCTCGCACGGGGTGGAGCTGCTCGCGGTCATCGTCGCGAACGCCGCCGCCACGCTCGTGCGCTTCCTGCTCCTGCGCGTGTGGGTCTTCAACCCGAAGCGGAGGACCGTACGATGACCGCCACCGCGCTGCGGCCCGCGCACCGGGCCGCCGAGAGCCGTTCCCTGCCCGCCCGCCTGTTCCTGGGCGCCGAGGGAGATCCTCGCTGGTCGCGACCCGCGTTGTGGGCGGTGCTGGCGACCGCGTCCGTGCTCTACACATGGGCGCTGAGCGGCAACGCCAACGCTTACTACGCCGCCGCCATCGTCTCGGGGACCCAGAGCTGGAAGGCGTTCTTCTTCGGCGCGCTCGACGCCGGGTCCTTCATCACCGTGGACAAGCCGCCGCTGGCCCTGTGGGTCATGGGGCTGTCGGCGCGGATCTTCGGCTACAGCACGTGGAGCATGCTGATCCCGCAGGCCCTGGCCGGCGTGGCGGCCGTCGGGCTGGTCCACTCCGCCGTGCGGCGGGCCTTCCCACAGGCGGGGGTACGGGCGGGACACGTGGCCGCGCTGGTCGCGGCCGTCGTCATGACGCTCACGCCGATCACCGTGGCGATCAACCGGGACAACAACCCCGACACGGTGCTCGTGCTGCTGCTGGTGCTGGCCGCCTGGTTCTGCCTGGAGTCGCTGCGGACCGGGCGGCTGCGGTCGCTGCTGTTCGCCGCGTTGTTCGTGGGGCTGGCGTTCAACGCCAAGATGTTGCAGGCGTACCTGGTGGTGCCGGCGTTCGGGGTGGCGTACCTGGCGTGTGTCCGGGTGTCGTGGCTCAAGCGGGTGGGGCATCTGCTGGCCGCGGGCGCGGTGCTGCTGGTGTCCAGCGTCTGGTGGATGGTCATCGTGGACCTGTGGCCGGCCGAGTCGCGGCCCTACATCGGCGGCTCGACCGACAACTCTGTCTGGGACCTGGTCATCGGCTACAACGGCCTCGGCCGGATCTTCGGCCAGGGCGGGCCCGGCGGCGGGGGCGGCGGCGGTGCAGGCTTCGGCGGGGAGTCCGGGGCCGGGCGGCTGTTCAACGACATCATGGCCGGGCAGATCTCCTGGCTACTGCCGTTCTGCTTGGCGGCGCTCGCGTTCGCGGTCGTGATGCGGGTGCGGCGCATGCCGTCCGAGGACGCGCCCTCGGGGGCGGCGTGGCTGGTGTGGGGCGGCTGGCTCGTCGTCCACTACGTGGTGTTCAGCTTCTCCAGCGGCACCTTCCATCCGTACTACACGACCGCCATGGCGCCTGCCGTGGCCGCGCTGAGCGGGATGGGCGTGATCGCCATGTGGCGGGCATACCGGCGGTCCCGGGCCTGGGCGTGGGTGCTGCCGCTCGCGGCGGCCGTGACCGGTGGCTGGTCGTTCACGGTGCTGCGTCGTACGCCGGACTGGGCGCCGTGGCTGGCCTGGGTCGTGCTCGGGGCGACCCTGGTGGCCGTGCTGGTGCTCATCCTGGCCCGGATGCGGGCGCAGGTCACGGTCAAGGTGGCGGCGATCGCGCTGGCGGCCACCGTGATCGCCGGGCTGGCGGGGCCGGCCGCGTACGCGGTCACCCCGCTGCAGTCCCAGGTGAACGGGACCAACCCGACGGCCGGGCCGGCGACGGGCGGCTTCGGGCGGGCGGGTGGCATGCCCGGCGGCGGTCAGTTCCCCGGCCGGCCGCCCGGACAGGACGGGACCACGCAGCGGCCTACCGGTGCTTCCATGCGAGGTGGGCCTGGGGGCGGGGTGAGCGACACCGTCGCCAAATACCTCGTCGCCAACCAAGGCAAGGCCACGTGGCTGGTCGCGGTGAGCAGCGCGCAGCAGGCGTCGTCCCTGATCTTGTCCACCGGCAAGCCGGTGATCGCCATGGGCGGCTTCACGGGCAGCGATCCGGCCATGACGGTGGAGCGGCTCAAGGAGCTCGTGTCGTCGGGACAGCTCCGTTATGTCATGGCGGGTGGTGATCAGGGTGGGCCCGGTGGCCGGGGGAACGCCGAGGTGACGAGTTGGGTGCAGGAGAACTGCACGGCGGTGGATGGGCAGGACGGTCTATACGACTGCACGACGTAATGACACAAGGGGCGCCGCGCGGTCGGCGCCCCAATTTTCTTCATCAGGAAATAGGTGGATTAGTCCGAATTTAGTGTCGTGATCTGCCCTCTGACCTGGAGAAACTTTTTTCGGATTCGTTTCCGGGCGGCGATCAGCGGAGTATTCTCGACGCAGTCGACGGGACCGGAGATGCGATAGATCCCCGGTCCCTCCCCCCAACCTACGGGAGATCATCTTGGGTTACAAGGAAATCGGCTGCGCGCTCGGCACCTCCCTCGACAACGACTTCATCCAGGTGCGCGCCGACCACGCCGAGCTGGCACAGGACCTCACCGAGCGGATCAACGGAGTGGCCAGCCGCGTCAAGACACTCGACGGGAAGGTGACCGTGCTCGATGAGCGGGTCACTCGGGTCGAAGACAAGGTCGACAAGCTCGACAAGCGGGTCGCCCGGGTCGAGGTCAAGGTCGACATGCTCGATGAGCGGGTCACTCGGGTCGAGGACAAGGTCGACAAGCTCGACGAGCGGGTCACTCGGGTCGAAGAGAAGGTCGACAAGCTCGACGCCAAGGTCGACAGGCTCGAAACGAAGATGGACGCCAAGTTCGAGCAGGTCGACGCGCGCTTCGAGCAGGTCGACGCGCGCTTCGAGCAGGTCGACGCCAGGTTCGACAGGCTGGAGTCGAAGGTGACCGATATGCAGGGGAGCCAGCTGGAGATGATGCAGATCCTCGTCGCCATCCAGCGCAAGCTCGACATCGACCGGCCCGACATCGACAAGGCCGACCTCAACTAACGCGTCCCCATGCCGAAGAGCGGGCCCGTCTGTGCCACGGGCCCGCTCTTCTCAACAGCCGACGTCAGGCGGGCAGGGCCGCGAGGAGGAAGGCGAGGCGAGCGGCGGCGGATTCCACGTCGTCGGTCGTGCCCAAGCGGTAACCCCACGACGTAATGAACGCCCCCTCGTCCGAACACGTCACGGTCTCCGCGAGCGTGGCCGAGAAGCGGTTGCGGACCGATACGTAGGCCGGATCGCTCGACAGCGCCAGGGTCTGGACGGACAGGTCGGCGTGACGACCTGCGTGCCAGGCGAACCGCTCGAGGCTGAGCGCGGTATCAAGCATCATGTGTCACCTCCGCATCGTCTCGCGCCAGAATTGCACGATCTTGCGGTGGGAGGCAAGCAATTGCGGCAGTTAATGTGGGTCTTGTTTACGGTAAGCGTGAAGAATGCGGATCAGAACCTCCCGCCCGCCCTCATCGAACTCGGCCACTTTCGCATAGGCGTCGAACGCGTTGACGTAGAAGGCGATGTCATCGGGATCGCGTAGGACCAGGTCTTTCGTCATGGTGGCCACGCCCACCATGGCGTCGTTGTAGATCCAGAACCCGTTGATCGGCGCGGACGGCAGCTCGGTGCCGAAGGGGATCACGCCGAACTCGACGTTCGGCAATGTGCTGACCGCGAGCAATCGATCAAGCTGGCCGCGCATGACGTCGGCCGGGGCCAGCGTGGTGTGCAACGCAGACTCCGGC includes:
- a CDS encoding response regulator transcription factor; protein product: MSEPARLLVVDDEPALREALQSSLEFEGYKVVTANDGQAALDELARESYDAVLLDVMMPRLDGLTACRRLRGSGNHIPVLMLTARDAVGDRVSGLDAGADDYLVKPFELDELLARVRALLRRGALSTGPEEDGTLSYGDLRMDPATREVTRGARRLDLTRTEYLLMELFLAHPRQVLTRDQILSEVWGFDFEPTSNSLDVYVMYLRRKTEAGGEPRVIHTVRGVGYVLRTSP
- a CDS encoding sensor histidine kinase, with amino-acid sequence MNWRSLRTRLTFLVAAAVALAIAISAGACFMIVRKQLYDQVDRELKPKASSSLPWLMEKCGPDPAPAGPYGPPQSTQIIYSDGRPTCYYGFALKVTPDDIQIAREGGRPHMHNGVAEDGSPMRILTINVGPGMAVMDARPIGHLQDTLRNVAMLLGFVSALGVLGAATAGLLIARTALRPVGRLTHAVEHIAQTEDLDTRIPVKGNDEIARLSSSFNAMTTALAGSRERQKQLVADAGHELRTPLTTLRTNIDLLLRSEQTGRSLDPDAKRRLLVNVKAQFAELSTLVADLLQLARGDTEHEPHVELPFHEVVTAAVERARLRGAEVVTDLTPWYVVGSAASLERAVLNLIDNAAKFSPDSQVDVSLKDGRLTVRDHGPGLPEEELPHVFERFWRSPSARGLPGSGLGLAIVAQSVQEAGGKVSLANAPGGGAIATMDLPGTLSRGSESETLESSGTLIRTSESDKSR
- a CDS encoding bifunctional glycosyltransferase family 2/GtrA family protein, whose translation is MHTTAIRTRLVEVVVPVYNEQRALRASVTRLHAYLTGNFPYGFRITIADNASTDNTWQIATELAGELPHVRVVRLEEKGRGRALRRVWSQSDADVVSYMDVDLSTDLDAFLPLVAPLLSGHSDLAIGTRLARASRVERGPKREFISRSYNLLLRSVMGAGFSDAQCGFKAVRTEIAQALLPGVEDEEWFFDTELLLLAERHGLRIHEVPVDWVDDPDSRVDVFRTALDDLRGMARVARRTLSGAARIPVPTRVQRAELPKGMARQLPRFAIVGVVSTLAYLALYSLLRLLVSPLAANAVALLVTAVANTAANRRFTFGVTGSAGAMRHQFEGLIAFLVGLALTSGSLSLLPDGVSHGVELLAVIVANAAATLVRFLLLRVWVFNPKRRTVR
- a CDS encoding glycosyltransferase family 39 protein, with amino-acid sequence MTATALRPAHRAAESRSLPARLFLGAEGDPRWSRPALWAVLATASVLYTWALSGNANAYYAAAIVSGTQSWKAFFFGALDAGSFITVDKPPLALWVMGLSARIFGYSTWSMLIPQALAGVAAVGLVHSAVRRAFPQAGVRAGHVAALVAAVVMTLTPITVAINRDNNPDTVLVLLLVLAAWFCLESLRTGRLRSLLFAALFVGLAFNAKMLQAYLVVPAFGVAYLACVRVSWLKRVGHLLAAGAVLLVSSVWWMVIVDLWPAESRPYIGGSTDNSVWDLVIGYNGLGRIFGQGGPGGGGGGGAGFGGESGAGRLFNDIMAGQISWLLPFCLAALAFAVVMRVRRMPSEDAPSGAAWLVWGGWLVVHYVVFSFSSGTFHPYYTTAMAPAVAALSGMGVIAMWRAYRRSRAWAWVLPLAAAVTGGWSFTVLRRTPDWAPWLAWVVLGATLVAVLVLILARMRAQVTVKVAAIALAATVIAGLAGPAAYAVTPLQSQVNGTNPTAGPATGGFGRAGGMPGGGQFPGRPPGQDGTTQRPTGASMRGGPGGGVSDTVAKYLVANQGKATWLVAVSSAQQASSLILSTGKPVIAMGGFTGSDPAMTVERLKELVSSGQLRYVMAGGDQGGPGGRGNAEVTSWVQENCTAVDGQDGLYDCTT
- a CDS encoding DUF16 domain-containing protein; its protein translation is MGYKEIGCALGTSLDNDFIQVRADHAELAQDLTERINGVASRVKTLDGKVTVLDERVTRVEDKVDKLDKRVARVEVKVDMLDERVTRVEDKVDKLDERVTRVEEKVDKLDAKVDRLETKMDAKFEQVDARFEQVDARFEQVDARFDRLESKVTDMQGSQLEMMQILVAIQRKLDIDRPDIDKADLN